One part of the Terriglobales bacterium genome encodes these proteins:
- the metH gene encoding methionine synthase has protein sequence MSDFLKAVQERVVIYDGAMGTCIQQFNPTLDDFWGKENCSEILCLSRPDIVREIHSSYFAAGADVVETNTFGGSRIVLQEFQLEDKVAEINHAAVKLAREVADGFSTSGRKRYVAGSVGPTTKLPSLGHIKFDDMVAAYVEQAVALIEAGVDVLLVETCQDLLQAKCAVVGMLDAMKKVGRRVPLQVQVTLEATGTMLLGTEIGAALTALELYDVDIIGMNCATGPVEMNDAVRYLGMNSPKEISVLPNAGLPFNEGGRAVYKLQPQELADYHKHFIVDYGVRVVGGCCGTNPSHIKAVVETCANLTPAKREVKLVGAASSAYSMVPLDLEPKPLIVAEEMNTTTRKAEFRDFVKSANYDEILAMAKRLVNEGSHMLDVCCAIVGEDENAYMDAVMERVATRVPAPILVDSTEAPVIETALKRIPGKAVINSINLEDGEKRTSKVLPMAKRYGAAVIALTIDEDGMALTADKKVAVAKRIFQLATEKYGIRPVDIIFDALTLPISTGQEDYRTAGIETLNAVRRIKEELPEVRTLLGVSNISFGLATYPRRVLNSVFMNEAVNNGLDMAIVNYSKIYPLYKIPDVEVELAKKLIYHDTSNGDPLQNYMQHFAGQEKKTDEVATDVESLSVEDKLKYLIVNGEKAIGAGDKRKPLEAVLEDALVNYSPLDLINNVLLDGMKTVGELFGARKMQLPSVLDAAGVMKAAVAYLEPKMEKKEGAQKGTIVLATVKGDVHDIGKNLVDIILSNNGYKVVNLGIKQPADTIIHSAKEHKAHAIGLSGLLVKSTLEMKYVIQDLQLQQLEFPVICGGAALTRKYVEDDLRREYSNAVFYANDAFDGLHVMDDLTSENGTRDARLAEGKKIVENAKAAAAAAARAEAASMPVSTERSSAVGAPPNIPKPPFYGVRVRKDYDLREVFEYINETALFKNQWQLKTAKQDEYIRLVDEKFRGVLEDLQEEIITKGWYKPQAVYGYFPCVSEGNDVILYDPADLKKEALRFTFPRQREGRKLSIADYFLPKSSGQMDVIGMSLVTIGPRATEESQKLFQSGEYTRYLYHHGHSVESAEALAELVHKQIREELGIAGEDSKRIGDLFHQKYRGSRYSFGYPACPNLEDQTKLFQLLKPEENVGVKLTTGFLLEPEQSTSAIVVHHPDAKYFVV, from the coding sequence ATGAGCGACTTTTTAAAGGCCGTACAAGAGCGCGTCGTCATTTACGACGGCGCCATGGGGACCTGCATCCAGCAGTTCAATCCCACGCTGGATGATTTCTGGGGCAAAGAGAACTGTAGTGAGATCCTGTGCCTGAGCAGGCCTGATATCGTCCGCGAGATTCATTCCTCGTATTTCGCTGCCGGTGCGGACGTCGTCGAAACGAACACGTTTGGCGGATCGCGAATTGTCCTCCAGGAATTTCAGTTAGAAGACAAGGTCGCCGAAATCAATCACGCCGCGGTCAAGCTTGCGCGTGAAGTCGCGGATGGCTTTTCCACCAGCGGTCGTAAGCGTTACGTCGCCGGATCGGTCGGTCCCACTACCAAGCTCCCATCGCTCGGCCACATCAAGTTCGACGACATGGTTGCCGCTTACGTCGAACAGGCAGTCGCCCTGATCGAAGCAGGAGTTGATGTCCTGCTCGTCGAAACCTGCCAGGACCTGCTGCAAGCAAAGTGCGCCGTCGTTGGCATGCTCGACGCGATGAAGAAGGTGGGCAGGCGAGTTCCGCTTCAGGTTCAAGTCACGCTTGAAGCAACCGGAACCATGTTGCTCGGAACGGAAATCGGCGCGGCGCTCACAGCACTCGAACTTTACGACGTCGACATCATCGGCATGAACTGCGCGACCGGGCCGGTCGAGATGAACGATGCAGTCCGCTATCTCGGCATGAATTCGCCGAAAGAGATCTCGGTTCTACCGAATGCCGGACTCCCCTTCAACGAAGGCGGACGCGCCGTTTACAAGCTGCAACCGCAGGAACTGGCGGATTATCACAAGCACTTCATTGTGGACTACGGCGTTCGCGTCGTCGGCGGATGCTGCGGAACCAATCCTTCGCACATTAAAGCCGTGGTTGAAACTTGCGCGAACCTCACTCCGGCGAAGAGGGAAGTGAAACTCGTTGGCGCGGCTTCGAGCGCCTACAGCATGGTGCCGCTCGACCTCGAACCGAAGCCGCTCATCGTCGCCGAGGAAATGAATACCACCACGCGGAAGGCCGAATTCCGCGACTTCGTTAAGAGCGCCAACTACGACGAGATTCTCGCCATGGCCAAGCGCCTGGTGAACGAAGGCTCGCACATGCTCGACGTGTGCTGCGCCATCGTCGGCGAAGACGAGAACGCATACATGGACGCCGTCATGGAGCGAGTCGCGACCCGCGTTCCTGCGCCGATCCTTGTCGACTCCACCGAAGCACCCGTCATCGAGACGGCGCTGAAGCGTATCCCGGGCAAGGCCGTCATCAACTCCATCAACCTGGAGGATGGCGAGAAGCGCACGTCCAAGGTTCTGCCGATGGCCAAGCGCTACGGTGCCGCAGTCATTGCGCTCACCATCGACGAAGACGGCATGGCGCTCACCGCCGACAAGAAAGTCGCCGTCGCCAAGCGCATCTTCCAATTGGCAACCGAGAAGTACGGCATCCGTCCGGTCGACATTATTTTCGATGCGCTGACTTTGCCGATCTCGACCGGCCAGGAAGATTACCGGACTGCTGGCATCGAAACCCTGAACGCCGTCCGCCGCATCAAGGAAGAACTACCCGAAGTGCGCACGCTTTTGGGCGTCTCGAACATCTCATTCGGGCTTGCCACCTATCCGCGACGTGTTCTGAACTCCGTCTTCATGAACGAAGCGGTCAACAATGGCCTCGATATGGCCATTGTTAACTACAGTAAAATCTATCCGCTATACAAAATTCCTGATGTAGAAGTTGAGCTCGCCAAGAAGCTGATCTACCACGACACCTCCAATGGCGATCCGCTCCAGAACTACATGCAGCACTTCGCCGGACAGGAAAAGAAGACCGACGAAGTCGCCACCGACGTCGAGTCGCTTTCGGTCGAAGACAAGCTGAAGTACCTGATCGTGAACGGCGAAAAGGCGATCGGAGCAGGAGACAAGCGTAAGCCCCTTGAAGCAGTACTTGAAGACGCCCTCGTCAACTACTCGCCGCTCGACCTCATCAATAACGTGCTGCTCGACGGCATGAAGACCGTCGGGGAGCTCTTCGGCGCACGCAAAATGCAGCTTCCTTCCGTACTCGACGCCGCTGGTGTAATGAAGGCTGCCGTCGCCTATCTCGAGCCCAAGATGGAGAAGAAGGAAGGCGCGCAGAAGGGCACGATCGTGCTTGCCACGGTGAAGGGCGACGTTCACGACATCGGCAAGAACCTGGTGGACATCATCCTGAGCAACAACGGCTATAAAGTCGTGAACCTCGGCATTAAGCAGCCGGCGGACACGATCATCCATTCCGCGAAGGAGCACAAGGCCCACGCCATCGGACTCAGCGGCCTGCTCGTGAAATCCACGCTGGAGATGAAGTACGTCATCCAGGACCTCCAACTCCAGCAGCTTGAGTTCCCGGTCATTTGTGGCGGAGCAGCCCTTACTCGCAAGTACGTGGAAGACGACCTGCGTCGCGAGTACTCGAATGCCGTCTTCTACGCCAACGACGCCTTCGACGGCCTGCACGTGATGGACGACCTCACTTCCGAGAACGGCACCCGCGACGCACGCCTGGCGGAAGGGAAGAAGATCGTCGAGAACGCCAAGGCCGCCGCTGCGGCCGCAGCACGTGCGGAAGCGGCTTCCATGCCGGTTTCCACCGAGCGCAGCAGCGCGGTCGGCGCGCCTCCGAACATTCCGAAACCTCCCTTCTACGGCGTTCGGGTTCGGAAAGACTACGACCTGCGCGAAGTCTTCGAATACATCAACGAGACTGCTCTGTTCAAAAATCAATGGCAGTTGAAGACTGCGAAGCAGGATGAGTACATCCGCCTGGTGGATGAGAAGTTCCGTGGCGTTCTCGAAGACCTTCAGGAAGAGATCATCACGAAGGGCTGGTACAAGCCGCAGGCCGTCTATGGATATTTCCCCTGTGTCAGCGAAGGCAACGACGTGATCCTCTACGATCCGGCGGACCTGAAAAAGGAAGCCCTTCGCTTTACCTTCCCGCGTCAGCGTGAAGGGCGCAAACTCTCCATCGCCGACTACTTCCTTCCCAAGTCATCCGGCCAGATGGACGTAATCGGCATGTCGCTGGTGACGATTGGCCCCCGCGCTACGGAAGAGAGCCAGAAGCTGTTCCAATCGGGTGAGTACACGCGCTACCTCTATCATCACGGGCACAGCGTGGAAAGCGCGGAAGCGCTGGCGGAACTCGTCCACAAGCAGATACGCGAAGAGCTCGGCATCGCCGGGGAGGATTCAAAGCGGATTGGCGACCTGTTCCACCAGAAGTACCGCGGATCGCGGTATTCGTTCGGCTACCCCGCGTGTCCGAACCTGGAGGACCAGACGAAGCTGTTCCAGTTGCTGAAACCGGAGGAGAACGTAGGCGTGAAGCTGACGACGGGCTTCCTGCTCGAGCCTGAGCAGAGCACATCAGCGATCGTGGTGCATCATCCGGACGCGAAATATTTCGTCGTATAG
- a CDS encoding fibronectin type III domain-containing protein produces MKTRQIVIVLGTLLLMATFALAQSQDVKITKGPTVESTSGDSAIVAWSTNVSASTVVKYGTDRNNLDKTAQAPWGGLTHRVTLKNLEPNKTYYYQVTSGQGAGTGTGALSAISQFNTQNQSASNSNSGSNNASNQDKNQFKITNGPNIEGVSEHSAMIAWSTDRPSSSIVKYGKDANNLDKTAQEPWGATTHRVKLNNLEPGTQYYFEVQSAQGLNAPGQRAETQTQSFTTRGGNQSASAGNKNFRITNGPVIEHVADTSAVVAFSTDRPSSTIVKYGTDPNNLSQTAQEPWGATTHRVELKNLKPSTQYYVQVQSAQGKNAPGQKAESQTVPFTTAAQGQQASADQR; encoded by the coding sequence ATGAAAACTCGACAGATAGTGATCGTGTTGGGAACGCTGCTACTGATGGCAACATTCGCCCTGGCCCAGAGCCAGGACGTGAAGATCACAAAGGGACCGACGGTGGAAAGCACGTCGGGGGACAGTGCCATCGTTGCGTGGTCCACTAACGTTTCCGCAAGCACGGTTGTGAAGTATGGAACGGACCGTAACAATCTCGATAAAACTGCGCAAGCGCCATGGGGCGGATTGACGCATCGCGTCACGCTGAAGAACCTGGAACCGAACAAGACCTATTACTACCAGGTCACCTCGGGCCAAGGCGCGGGCACCGGAACAGGTGCGCTGAGTGCAATCAGCCAGTTCAACACTCAGAACCAATCGGCGAGCAATAGCAATTCCGGTTCGAATAACGCCTCCAACCAGGACAAGAACCAGTTCAAGATCACCAATGGTCCGAATATCGAAGGCGTGAGTGAACACTCGGCGATGATTGCATGGTCCACCGACCGTCCTTCCAGTTCGATCGTGAAGTACGGCAAGGACGCCAACAATCTCGACAAGACGGCGCAGGAACCTTGGGGCGCGACGACGCACCGCGTGAAGCTGAACAACCTGGAGCCGGGTACGCAGTACTACTTCGAGGTCCAGTCGGCGCAGGGCCTGAACGCACCGGGTCAGCGCGCTGAAACGCAGACGCAGTCGTTCACGACGCGTGGGGGGAATCAGTCGGCATCGGCGGGTAACAAGAACTTCCGCATCACCAACGGGCCGGTGATTGAGCACGTTGCCGATACGAGCGCCGTTGTAGCGTTCTCGACGGACCGTCCGTCCAGCACGATCGTGAAGTATGGAACGGATCCGAATAACCTCAGCCAGACTGCGCAAGAACCGTGGGGCGCGACGACGCATCGCGTGGAATTGAAGAACCTGAAGCCCAGCACCCAGTACTATGTGCAGGTCCAGTCGGCACAGGGCAAGAATGCTCCAGGGCAGAAGGCCGAATCGCAGACAGTTCCCTTCACCACCGCCGCTCAGGGGCAGCAGGCCAGCGCGGATCAGCGGTAG
- a CDS encoding NADH-quinone oxidoreductase subunit I, with product MRIKQAINRVLMVDLLKGLLVTFRYQDPKEIYTEQYPLERPQVAERYRGAPRLNVNPDNLETLCIACDLCAVACPENLIVVSSVRNEKTRRKELTNFTYDTSRCMYCGLCEDACPTDALELTQDFELANYSREGAILDRKALEEGPDPNRYSR from the coding sequence ATGCGTATCAAACAGGCAATCAACCGTGTGTTGATGGTGGACCTGCTTAAGGGACTCTTGGTCACGTTCCGGTATCAGGATCCAAAAGAGATTTACACCGAACAGTATCCTCTGGAGAGGCCGCAGGTAGCCGAGCGCTACCGCGGCGCTCCACGCCTGAATGTGAACCCCGATAACCTGGAAACCCTCTGCATCGCGTGTGACCTGTGTGCGGTGGCCTGCCCGGAAAACCTCATCGTGGTCAGCTCCGTGCGCAATGAAAAGACGCGCCGGAAAGAGCTCACCAACTTCACCTACGACACGAGCCGTTGCATGTACTGCGGTCTGTGCGAAGATGCGTGTCCCACGGACGCGCTGGAGCTCACGCAGGACTTTGAGCTGGCGAACTATTCGCGCGAAGGCGCCATCCTGGACCGTAAAGCTCTGGAAGAAGGACCGGACCCCAACCGGTATTCGCGATAG
- a CDS encoding mechanosensitive ion channel domain-containing protein produces the protein MHSRVRTFVLVGLLIVAGAVTAGIWYTSKSDQNTTLAWQRSRNPAIQQVWASQRSFEAARQLARLAETRDEERLAREALQGADDELDLAYTTALREAQLNPAPPSEQSKELRARIRQLEDDVKAGNLRVIELSADINSGKSKDIEATQREMDLVGAQLTLHAEELEDAKRDLARASDDPETRVRRLLEAHKASYHTAAAEQPVTAGRLPMFSVPSNLVEQTRLLKSLRSKRSQLEAAQQTAATTAKTLQARREDVAKKIQAPGQLGSADPKDKAQVAARLAELARISEQRTLIADYDRRENAQQQLSQTYGSWINLLSARQVAVWHGILKSVLYLLVLVILMVLAEIGIDRYLSRSKADRRKVVTMRMLSRFAVRFVCFLAILLAIFGSPKELTTIIGLATAGLTVALKDFIIAFLGWFVIMGRNGIRVGDWVEINGISGEVAEIGLFRTVLLETGNFADPGHPTGRRVTFVNSFAIERHFFNFSTVGQWLWDTLEVLVPNGQDPQEVVDSIRNIVIEATAESTRQAENEWQRVTHRYGVQPFSAEPNIDMRPTAQGVILNVRYITRANQRYDLRSRLYQSIVELLQQRQRASAMNN, from the coding sequence ATGCACAGTCGAGTTCGCACATTCGTTCTGGTTGGCCTGTTGATCGTGGCAGGCGCGGTCACGGCCGGCATTTGGTACACATCCAAGTCGGACCAGAACACGACTCTTGCATGGCAGCGAAGCAGGAATCCCGCCATACAGCAGGTATGGGCCAGTCAGCGATCATTTGAGGCGGCCCGCCAACTCGCTCGATTGGCAGAGACGCGCGACGAAGAACGCCTGGCGCGCGAAGCCCTCCAGGGCGCCGATGACGAACTTGACCTCGCGTACACGACTGCCCTGCGTGAAGCGCAACTCAACCCGGCACCTCCTTCCGAGCAAAGCAAGGAACTTCGCGCGCGCATTCGCCAACTCGAAGATGACGTTAAAGCAGGAAACCTGCGCGTCATTGAGCTAAGCGCCGATATCAATTCAGGAAAATCCAAAGACATTGAAGCGACCCAGCGAGAGATGGACCTGGTGGGCGCCCAACTGACGCTTCACGCTGAAGAACTCGAGGATGCGAAGCGAGACTTGGCTCGCGCTTCCGACGACCCGGAGACGCGAGTACGCCGTCTGCTGGAAGCGCATAAAGCTTCCTACCACACGGCTGCTGCGGAGCAGCCGGTTACTGCTGGACGTCTTCCGATGTTCTCGGTGCCCTCAAACCTTGTAGAACAGACGCGCCTTCTGAAGTCGCTGCGAAGTAAGCGGTCGCAATTGGAGGCGGCGCAGCAAACAGCAGCGACAACCGCGAAGACGCTACAAGCCAGACGCGAGGACGTAGCCAAGAAAATTCAGGCGCCTGGTCAGCTCGGGAGCGCAGATCCTAAAGACAAGGCACAGGTCGCCGCGAGACTGGCCGAACTGGCCCGCATTTCCGAACAGCGCACGCTGATTGCGGATTATGACCGCCGTGAGAACGCCCAGCAGCAGCTCTCGCAGACATACGGAAGCTGGATCAATCTTCTGTCGGCGCGGCAAGTCGCGGTTTGGCATGGCATTCTGAAATCCGTTTTATACCTGTTGGTACTGGTCATCCTGATGGTGCTGGCTGAGATCGGCATCGACCGTTACCTGAGCCGTTCGAAAGCGGACCGGCGCAAAGTCGTGACGATGCGGATGCTGTCACGCTTCGCGGTGCGGTTTGTTTGTTTTCTGGCGATCCTGCTGGCAATCTTCGGATCACCCAAAGAACTCACGACGATCATCGGACTCGCCACCGCAGGCCTTACCGTCGCGCTTAAGGACTTCATTATTGCCTTCCTCGGCTGGTTCGTGATCATGGGCCGCAACGGCATCCGAGTGGGTGATTGGGTGGAGATCAACGGGATCAGCGGCGAGGTGGCGGAGATCGGACTGTTCCGAACGGTCTTACTCGAGACGGGTAACTTCGCCGATCCTGGCCACCCAACCGGACGCCGCGTAACGTTCGTAAATAGCTTCGCGATCGAGCGTCATTTCTTCAACTTCTCGACCGTTGGCCAGTGGCTGTGGGACACACTGGAAGTGCTGGTGCCCAACGGGCAGGACCCGCAGGAAGTGGTGGACTCGATTCGCAATATCGTGATCGAAGCCACCGCGGAAAGCACCCGTCAGGCAGAGAACGAGTGGCAGCGAGTCACGCATCGTTACGGTGTACAGCCGTTCTCCGCGGAGCCGAACATCGACATGCGACCCACCGCCCAGGGCGTGATCCTGAACGTGCGATACATCACTCGCGCAAACCAGCGTTATGACCTTCGCAGCCGGCTGTACCAGAGCATCGTCGAGCTTTTGCAACAGAGGCAGCGCGCGTCCGCCATGAACAACTAG
- a CDS encoding carbon starvation CstA family protein — MGQSRILKLVLWTGIASLGAFALATIALRRGEHISGMWLVVAALCSYAIGYRFYSRFIALKVLLLDPRRATPAERLEDGRDFVPTNKWVVFGHHFAAIAGPGPLLGPVLAAQLGYLPGTIWILAGAVLGGCVQDFVILAFSVRRDGKSLGQMAREEIGTLGGTVAFLAVISIIVILLAACALVVVNALKSSPWGFFTIAMTMPIAILMGFYLRRIRPGKVLECSLLGFVLLLISIWAGQWISHSPVWGPIFTFGGPALALMIIAYGFAASALPVWLLLAPRDYLSTFVKLGTIAILAIGIVVTRPTLQMPALTRFIDGTGPVFAGSVFPFAFITIACGAVSGFHALISSGTTPKLISRETETRMVGYGGMMAESFVAIMAMIAACSLQPGTYFAINSPAGIVGSSAIDAAAKISSWGFPVTATELEGLAKSVGEQTLLNRTGGAPAFAVGMAHIFARSLGGDAVMALWYHFALMFEGLFILTVIDAGTRVGRFLLQDALGHVWKPLGKTSSYPSIIFTSALVVAMWGWFLWQGIHDPLGGINSLWPLFGIANQLLATVALCVATTILIKSGRLKYVFVTFVPMIWLVLVTFTAGLQKIFHPNPRIGFLSHAEQLSSQHLPNAAQLIFNDRLDAAVTGVLLVLVGLMLAQSLVEWGRVLSGRKQAVTRETPFVSSRYAAEEAL, encoded by the coding sequence ATGGGTCAGAGCCGGATTCTGAAGCTAGTTCTTTGGACGGGAATTGCTTCCCTGGGCGCTTTTGCCTTGGCGACCATCGCGTTACGCCGGGGCGAGCACATCAGTGGCATGTGGTTGGTGGTAGCTGCCCTGTGCAGCTACGCGATCGGGTACCGCTTCTACAGCCGCTTCATTGCCCTCAAGGTGTTGCTGCTCGATCCCCGTCGAGCCACTCCGGCCGAGCGCCTCGAAGACGGCCGCGATTTCGTTCCCACCAACAAGTGGGTAGTTTTCGGACATCATTTCGCCGCCATCGCCGGCCCCGGCCCGCTGCTCGGACCCGTTCTCGCCGCCCAGCTCGGATACCTTCCCGGCACCATCTGGATCCTTGCCGGTGCCGTCCTCGGCGGATGCGTTCAGGATTTCGTCATCCTCGCCTTTTCCGTTCGTCGTGACGGCAAGTCTCTCGGGCAGATGGCGCGGGAAGAGATCGGCACCCTCGGCGGAACTGTCGCCTTCCTTGCTGTGATCAGCATCATCGTCATCCTGTTGGCGGCGTGCGCGCTTGTCGTAGTGAATGCCCTCAAATCCAGCCCGTGGGGATTCTTCACCATCGCGATGACCATGCCCATCGCCATCCTGATGGGCTTCTATCTCCGCCGGATCCGTCCCGGCAAAGTCCTCGAATGTTCGCTGCTCGGCTTCGTCCTGCTGCTGATTTCGATCTGGGCCGGCCAGTGGATTAGCCACTCACCCGTTTGGGGACCGATCTTCACCTTCGGTGGCCCGGCGCTTGCCCTGATGATCATCGCCTACGGCTTCGCCGCTTCGGCGCTTCCTGTATGGCTGCTTCTTGCTCCGCGTGATTACCTCAGCACCTTCGTGAAGCTTGGCACCATCGCTATCCTCGCCATCGGCATCGTCGTCACCCGCCCCACGCTCCAGATGCCCGCACTCACGCGCTTCATCGACGGCACCGGTCCCGTCTTCGCCGGCAGTGTATTCCCGTTCGCGTTTATCACCATTGCCTGCGGCGCGGTCAGCGGATTTCACGCGCTCATCTCCAGCGGAACCACGCCCAAGCTCATCTCCCGCGAAACCGAAACGCGTATGGTCGGATACGGCGGCATGATGGCCGAATCCTTCGTCGCCATTATGGCGATGATCGCCGCGTGCTCACTCCAGCCCGGAACCTATTTCGCCATCAACAGCCCGGCCGGCATCGTTGGTTCGTCCGCCATCGATGCCGCCGCCAAAATCAGCTCCTGGGGATTCCCAGTCACCGCCACCGAACTTGAAGGCCTCGCCAAATCCGTCGGCGAGCAGACGCTCCTCAACCGCACCGGTGGCGCACCGGCATTCGCCGTCGGCATGGCACACATCTTCGCCCGCTCGCTTGGTGGCGACGCCGTCATGGCCCTTTGGTATCACTTCGCGCTGATGTTCGAAGGACTATTCATCCTCACCGTCATCGACGCCGGCACGCGCGTCGGTCGCTTCCTCCTTCAGGACGCCCTCGGTCACGTCTGGAAACCGCTCGGCAAGACCAGCTCCTATCCGAGCATCATCTTCACCAGCGCGCTCGTGGTCGCCATGTGGGGATGGTTCCTCTGGCAGGGAATTCACGACCCGCTCGGCGGTATCAATTCGCTCTGGCCTCTCTTCGGAATCGCCAACCAGTTGCTCGCCACCGTCGCACTCTGTGTCGCCACTACCATCCTCATCAAGAGTGGACGCCTGAAGTACGTCTTCGTCACGTTCGTTCCCATGATCTGGCTGGTCTTGGTTACCTTCACGGCAGGGTTACAGAAGATCTTCCACCCGAATCCGCGTATCGGCTTCCTCTCGCACGCCGAACAATTAAGCTCGCAGCACTTGCCGAACGCGGCGCAACTCATCTTCAATGATCGTCTCGACGCCGCCGTCACCGGTGTCCTGCTCGTGCTCGTCGGACTCATGCTCGCCCAGTCGCTCGTCGAATGGGGGCGCGTCCTCTCCGGACGCAAGCAGGCCGTCACCCGCGAGACGCCGTTTGTCTCCAGTCGCTACGCGGCCGAGGAGGCCCTATGA
- the nuoI gene encoding NADH-quinone oxidoreductase subunit NuoI — protein sequence MPILKDIAAIAKGMSVTFGEMFKPTQVENYPDGPGPLRGAVFQERYRGVHVLQRDENGLEKCVACFLCAAACPSNCIYIEAAENTSENRISGAERYAKVYNIDYNRCIFCGYCVEACPTDAITHGHGFEIATFNASNLVYRKEALLAPVNAHLGSNSMFNTAELEQQGKRAKS from the coding sequence ATGCCGATTCTCAAAGACATAGCGGCAATTGCCAAGGGGATGAGCGTCACGTTCGGCGAGATGTTCAAGCCCACCCAGGTTGAGAACTACCCAGACGGTCCCGGCCCCCTGCGGGGCGCGGTTTTCCAGGAGCGCTACCGTGGCGTTCACGTTTTGCAGCGCGACGAGAACGGACTGGAGAAATGCGTTGCGTGCTTCCTGTGCGCGGCGGCGTGTCCTTCGAATTGCATCTACATCGAAGCCGCCGAGAACACATCCGAGAACCGCATCAGTGGCGCTGAGCGTTACGCGAAGGTCTATAACATCGACTACAACCGCTGCATTTTCTGCGGATACTGTGTCGAGGCCTGCCCCACCGATGCCATCACCCACGGGCACGGGTTCGAGATCGCTACCTTCAACGCGAGCAATCTCGTGTACCGGAAAGAAGCTCTGCTGGCTCCCGTCAACGCGCACCTCGGATCGAACTCGATGTTCAACACCGCGGAACTCGAACAGCAGGGGAAACGCGCCAAGAGTTAA
- a CDS encoding response regulator — translation MKYQVLLVDDEEPILRLLKTVLEMADFSVSVASSASEAIKVLRQELFDVVVTDLRMETPLAGYEVVRAAGRCEHIPLRVILTAFPVPPVEWRRSGADALITKGGESLRLAERLKALLLQRHPHPTKPPEHRQPSK, via the coding sequence ATGAAGTACCAAGTGCTATTGGTGGACGACGAAGAACCTATCCTCCGGCTCCTGAAAACAGTGCTGGAAATGGCCGACTTTTCGGTAAGTGTTGCCAGTTCGGCATCGGAAGCGATTAAGGTTCTGCGGCAGGAATTGTTCGACGTCGTCGTTACCGACCTGCGAATGGAAACTCCTCTTGCGGGATACGAAGTGGTGCGCGCGGCCGGGCGGTGCGAGCATATTCCGCTTCGGGTAATTCTGACCGCTTTTCCTGTGCCGCCGGTTGAATGGCGGCGAAGCGGGGCTGATGCGCTGATCACGAAGGGCGGCGAATCCCTGCGACTGGCAGAGCGCTTGAAGGCTCTCCTACTTCAGCGGCATCCTCATCCCACGAAACCGCCGGAACACCGCCAGCCGAGCAAGTAA
- the tadA gene encoding tRNA adenosine(34) deaminase TadA encodes MNLPADELWMEEALREAQRAAALGEVPVGAVVVCDGKIVGRGCNRPISDSDPTAHAEVLALRDAGKNIGNYRLGECDLFVTIEPCAMCAGAITHARIRRLVYGADDPKAGAVRSGLSVLNHTKSNHTVEVTSGVLAGRSMELMQAFFRERRKSTE; translated from the coding sequence ATGAATTTGCCGGCTGATGAACTCTGGATGGAGGAGGCGCTTCGCGAAGCCCAACGCGCGGCTGCCCTGGGTGAAGTGCCTGTGGGAGCAGTGGTGGTGTGCGACGGCAAAATTGTAGGCCGTGGATGCAATCGGCCGATCAGTGATTCCGATCCAACCGCTCACGCCGAAGTGCTCGCACTTCGCGATGCAGGAAAGAACATCGGCAATTATCGGCTCGGCGAATGCGATCTTTTTGTCACCATTGAGCCCTGTGCCATGTGTGCCGGGGCGATCACGCACGCGCGCATCAGAAGGCTCGTCTACGGGGCCGATGACCCGAAAGCAGGAGCGGTGCGGTCAGGCCTTTCCGTGCTGAATCACACGAAATCGAATCACACGGTAGAGGTGACTTCAGGCGTGCTGGCGGGCCGTTCCATGGAATTGATGCAGGCATTCTTCCGCGAACGACGGAAGTCCACAGAGTGA
- a CDS encoding PilZ domain-containing protein: protein MDSSGSDSNSRRWARYEIDCRVKIFYTRDGKRNVIFGRAQDMSFGGMLLTVPLRFNCGERLELEFMPPNMPEVLKLDGVVRQQMGEYSYGAEFRNVTENQKKLVERMFEVLHVLKSLEE, encoded by the coding sequence ATGGATTCGTCAGGTTCTGACAGTAACTCGCGTCGCTGGGCAAGATATGAGATCGATTGCCGGGTAAAGATTTTCTATACGCGCGACGGAAAACGGAATGTAATTTTCGGGAGAGCGCAGGACATGAGCTTTGGAGGCATGCTCCTGACGGTGCCCCTGCGCTTTAATTGCGGAGAGCGCCTGGAACTCGAGTTCATGCCCCCGAATATGCCCGAAGTGCTGAAACTGGATGGCGTCGTCCGGCAGCAAATGGGCGAATACAGCTATGGTGCCGAGTTCCGAAACGTTACCGAAAATCAGAAAAAACTCGTCGAACGCATGTTCGAAGTGCTGCACGTGCTGAAGTCGCTGGAAGAATAG